The genomic stretch CCGATGCTGCCCAGGGTTGTCGCCACGATGCCGAAGCGGCGCATCTTGCGGTTCATGCCTGTCTTCCTCCCGATCGGTCACGCCGGTGCCGCGCCCGGCTTCAGTGAAGTTTGACACCGGGCTCGGCCCTTTGCGAGACCAGCCCCGTCACGGTCCGCCAGAAGGTCGGCGCGCTGCCATGCAGCGCCGTCTGGTGCATCTTGTAGAGCGAGCGATACATCAGCCGCGCGAAATACCCCTCGATGAACATGGATTTTCCCACCAGGAAGCCCATCAGGCTGCCCACCGTGCTGTATTTGCCGAGTGAGACGAGGGAGCCGAAATCGCGATAGACGAAGGGCTCCAGCGGCTTGCCGTCCAGCAGCCGCTCGATCTGGTTGTACATGTGGCTGGCCTGCTGGTGCGCGGCCTGGGCGCGCGGCGGGATGGGCTGGTCCGTGCCCTCCCGCGGGCAGGAGGCGCAGTCGCCCAGCGCGAAGATATTCTCATCCCGCGTGGTTTGCAGCGTGGGCAGCACCCGCAGCTGGTTGATGCGGTTGGTTTCCAGCCCGCCAATGTCGCGCAGGAAATCCGCCCCCTTCACGCCGGCCGCCCAGACGGTGAGTTCGGCCGGCAGCACGCTGCCATCGGCCAGCAGCACGCCATCGGCCCGCACCTCGGCCACGCGCGTGCCCGCATGCACCTCAACCCCCATCTGGGCCAGCAGATCGGCGGTGGCGGCCGAAATCCGCTCGGGCAGGGCGGGCAGGATGCGCGGGGCCGCCTCCACCAGCATGATGCGGATGTCGCGCTCGGGCTGGATGCGGTCCAGCCCGTAGGCGACCACGGCGCGCACGGTGCGGTGCAGTTCGGCGGCGAGTTCCGTGCCCGTCGCACCGGCGCCGATGATCGCCACATGCAATTGCCCGGGGCGCACCGGTTCGGCCTGCGCATTGGCGCGCAGGCAGGCATTCACCAGGCGGCGGTTGAAGCGGCTGGCCTGCTCCAGCGTCTCCAGCGGGATGGCGTGCTGCGCCGCACCCGGCGTGCCGAAATCATTGGTGACGCTGCCGACCGAGATGATCAGCGTGTCATAGCCGAGGCGGCTGGCGGGCGTGATCTCACGGCCCTCATCATCCAGCATGGCGCCCAGCAGGATTTCCTTGGCCTCCCGGTCCAGCCCCACCATCTCGCCATAGCGATAGGTGAAATGGTGCCAATGCGCCTGCGCCAGGTAGTTCAGCTCATGCTGCGTGCGGTCCAGGCTGCCGGCCGCCACCGCATGCAGCAGCGGCTTCCACAGATGCGTGCGGCTGCGCTCCACCAGCGTGACCTGCGCGCGCTTGCCCCGGCCATGCCGATTGCCCAGGCGCGTGGCGAGTTCGAGGCCACCAGCACCCCCGCCGACGATCACGATGCGGTGCGGTTGATCCATGCCCAGGCCCTCTTGTTGCGTCGCCACAATATCGCGCGAAATCGTTGCAGGCAAAAAACATACCGCACGCAACCGAAGGGGCGCATGCTGCGTTTCAAAGGCGATGGGCCCAATCACGCGCCCGGTCCAGGAACCTTCCCCATGTCGCTCGGCACCATCCTCGTCATCCTGCTCATCATCTTCCTGCTGGGGGGCTTCAGCGGCCGCTTCGGTGGCTATGGCTATGGCTTCGGCCATGGCAGCATCGGCGTGCTGGGCGTCGTGCTCATCGTCGTTGTCGTGCTGATGGTGCTCGGGCGCATCTGACGGGGGATGGCTTGCCGCAACCCTTCCTGGTCATACCAACAGGGCTGCGGCTCGCGGTCCGGTTGACGCCGCGCGCGGGGCGGGACGGAGTGGATGGGATCGTGCGGCCCCCCGACGGGGCTGCGTATCTCCAGCTCCGTCTTGCCGCCCCGCCGGTGGAGGGGGCGGCCAATGCGGCCCTCATCGCCTTCCTCGCCAAGGCGCTGGATCTGCGCAAAGCCGACATCACCCTCATCGCCGGGCAGCGCGCCCGGCTGAAGCGCCTGGCGCTGGCGGGCGATGGGCCGGAACTGGCCCGGCGCGTCACCGCCTGGATCGCCCTCTCGACCTGAGGCCCCCCCTCGACCTCATCCCTGGGGCGTGCTTTTCCCAACCCCGCATTCAGGAAAGGGGCAGGAACGTGAGCGACATCTCCATCAATATCGGCGGCGACATCTTCGAGGCCCGCTTCGAGACCGAAGCCGCGCCCAACACCGTGGCCCGCTTCCGCCAGCTGCTGCCCTACCGGGACCGCATCATCCATGTGCGCTGGAGCGGCGAGGCCTGCTGGATCCCGATGGGCGAGCGTGACCTGTCCATCGGCTATGAGAACGCCACCAGCTACCCGGCGCCGGGCCAGCTCATTGTCTATCCGGGCGGCATTCCGGGCGCGGTGAGCGAGACAGAAATCCTGGTGGCCTACGGGCCCTGCTGCTTCGCCAGCAAGGCGGGGCAGCTCGCCGGCAATCACTTCCTGACCATCACGGCGGATCTGGAGCGGCTGGCGAAGGTGTGCCGCTCGGTGCTGTGGGATGGGGCGAAGGATATCGTGTTCTCGGCGAGGTAAGGCCAGGGTTCCACCCTGGACCCGCTGGGGCCATGGGCCCCAGACCCCGGCTCAGCTGAGCGCCTGCTCCGCCTCGCGCACCACTTCGGCCAGGGCGCCCGGCGCGAAGGGCGAGACCAGCCCGGCGCCGCGCGCCAGATCCTGGAAGGGCGCCGAGCCGCCACGGGCACAGAGCGCCACGTAATCATCCAGCGCGGCCTTGGCGTCGTGGCGGGACTTCACCCAGAACTGCATCGCGCAGCACAAGGCCAGCGTGTAATCAATGTAGTAGAAGGGGCTGTTGTAGATGTGCTGCTTGGCCTGCCAGCGGCCGCCCTTGGCCGGGTAGGCCAGGTCCCCGTAGTCGGTCCAGGGCATGTAGCGGCGTTCCAGCCGCTGCCAGATCGCGTGGCGTTCCTCGGGCGTCGCCTCGGGCTTCGCATAGACCTCGTGCTGGAAGTGATCCACGCAGACGCCATAGGGCAGGAAGGCGAGGGAGGTGATCAGGTGCATCCGGCGGAAGCGGTCGGCCGCAGCCTCGCCCACCAGCAGTCCCATCTGCGGATGCGTCAGGAATTCGAGGCCCATGGAGTGGATCTCCGCCGCCTCCAT from Sediminicoccus sp. KRV36 encodes the following:
- a CDS encoding NAD(P)/FAD-dependent oxidoreductase encodes the protein MDQPHRIVIVGGGAGGLELATRLGNRHGRGKRAQVTLVERSRTHLWKPLLHAVAAGSLDRTQHELNYLAQAHWHHFTYRYGEMVGLDREAKEILLGAMLDDEGREITPASRLGYDTLIISVGSVTNDFGTPGAAQHAIPLETLEQASRFNRRLVNACLRANAQAEPVRPGQLHVAIIGAGATGTELAAELHRTVRAVVAYGLDRIQPERDIRIMLVEAAPRILPALPERISAATADLLAQMGVEVHAGTRVAEVRADGVLLADGSVLPAELTVWAAGVKGADFLRDIGGLETNRINQLRVLPTLQTTRDENIFALGDCASCPREGTDQPIPPRAQAAHQQASHMYNQIERLLDGKPLEPFVYRDFGSLVSLGKYSTVGSLMGFLVGKSMFIEGYFARLMYRSLYKMHQTALHGSAPTFWRTVTGLVSQRAEPGVKLH
- a CDS encoding DUF3830 family protein; translation: MSDISINIGGDIFEARFETEAAPNTVARFRQLLPYRDRIIHVRWSGEACWIPMGERDLSIGYENATSYPAPGQLIVYPGGIPGAVSETEILVAYGPCCFASKAGQLAGNHFLTITADLERLAKVCRSVLWDGAKDIVFSAR
- a CDS encoding DUF167 domain-containing protein, coding for MRPPDGAAYLQLRLAAPPVEGAANAALIAFLAKALDLRKADITLIAGQRARLKRLALAGDGPELARRVTAWIALST
- a CDS encoding DUF3309 family protein: MSLGTILVILLIIFLLGGFSGRFGGYGYGFGHGSIGVLGVVLIVVVVLMVLGRI